One Actinomycetes bacterium genomic window, GGTGGGTGGGGCGGTGTTCTGCGACGACCCCCCGGATGCCCCGGCGATTCTGAACCTGGTCGAGCGCAGGCCGAGCTTCGAGCGCAGCTGGGCGCCGGTGTAGGAGCGCTGGTTGCCGCCAGAGTCGGTGAAGGTCACCGAGACCTTGTCGAGTCTTCCCGAGCCGTCGGCGGGGCCCATGCTGATCGCAGTGACCGGTCCCATGCCCAGCTTCTGGCCGAGGACGGTGGCGGAGAAGCTCTTGCTCCAGCGGTGGTTCTTGTTGTTGCATCCCGAATCTGCGGGATCGGATCTCGCCCTCAGGTAGGGCAGAGCGGAGTACCAGACGTCCTCGCTGTTGGCTGTGAAGCCGCCCGAGGAACTCGAGTAGACCGCAAGGGCCAGGGTGCCCCCGTAGGTCAGGACCCTGCCGTTCGTGGCATCCACCGCGGACACCCAGGCCGATCCCATCGCTCCGTACTCCTTGTCGTGGCCGATGTAGTAGCCGTCGAGGAGGGCGTTGAGGTCGTAGTCGGCCGACCAACGGCCCGAGCGGGTCGCCTTGGTCTGGGCGATGGTGCGGCCCGCGACGGCCTGAGCCTTGAGGGCCTCGGAGGGCCAGGAACTGGGCATCTCACCGAGCCCGCGCAGGAAGGCGTTCGTGCTCAGCTCGATGATGATCGCCTGGAGGGTTCCCGCGGTGGGGCCGATGAAGAGCCTTCCACGGTTGAAGCGGTTTCCGGGTGGTGAGACCTTCAGCGGCGTGCCGGCCATGTCCGCGACCATGTAGGGGACCGTCTGGTTGATCGGCGAGCCGAGCAGGAGCGCCCCCGCTGAGTACGACACGGTGAGCGTGCTGTTGGCGGGCAGCGTCCATGTGCCGTTGATCGACGTGGTGCCGCCGGTGGTGAGTGTGAACGTCGAGGACTTGCGCAGCAGTACCCTCAGGTCCGTCGACTCGGCCACGGTGGAGACCGCCGCACCCTGGTAGTAGTGGGCGAGGATCTGGGTGTAGTCCGAGCCGCCCGCGGCCATGCCGCATGCCCCGTACTGGCTCATCCCGACGCCGTGGCCGTAGCCGCCACCGTCCAGCCGCCAGGATTGCTCCGCACCAGCGGGTGTCGAGGGCCCTGCCAGGAACAGCAACAAGGTGAGGACCGCTCCGGCGCCGATGGCGCGGGCGGTCGTATTGCGCGCGGTGACCATGCTCTCCGATCGGCTCATGAGCTCGCGAGCTTAAGGCTCCGCGACATCAAGTTGGAGGCGTCCAGTGCGCCGCGCTTTTGTCCCACGTTGGCGGGGCTCGGTGTGCGCCTTCGACTATGTGCCTGCTGTCACCGCTAGCCTGCGATCCATGACCCGCCAGTGCATGCGCCCAGGTTGTGACCGCCCGGTCGCCGCGTGCCTTACCTACGACACCGAGGCCACCGCCGTGTGGCTCGACAGTCCGCGCAACGACGGTGAGCCGGCACAGCACGTGTGCAGCGTTCACGCCACCACCCTCACCGCACCGCTCGGCTGGACGATCACCGATCGCCGACTGGTCGCGGTCGCGGCCAGCGGGGCTGGCGAGGCCGAGCA contains:
- a CDS encoding SpoIID/LytB domain-containing protein → MSRSESMVTARNTTARAIGAGAVLTLLLFLAGPSTPAGAEQSWRLDGGGYGHGVGMSQYGACGMAAGGSDYTQILAHYYQGAAVSTVAESTDLRVLLRKSSTFTLTTGGTTSINGTWTLPANSTLTVSYSAGALLLGSPINQTVPYMVADMAGTPLKVSPPGNRFNRGRLFIGPTAGTLQAIIIELSTNAFLRGLGEMPSSWPSEALKAQAVAGRTIAQTKATRSGRWSADYDLNALLDGYYIGHDKEYGAMGSAWVSAVDATNGRVLTYGGTLALAVYSSSSGGFTANSEDVWYSALPYLRARSDPADSGCNNKNHRWSKSFSATVLGQKLGMGPVTAISMGPADGSGRLDKVSVTFTDSGGNQRSYTGAQLRSKLGLRSTRFRIAGASGGSSQNTAPPTGSLTDIRLHDGRNLLVAGTASDPDGAPRVLVATLNGDKVDMWVTQSVNGYYLDTHPVAPGKHTTCVAALDTPTEDPVLLGCRENVVK